One genomic segment of Homo sapiens chromosome 14, GRCh38.p14 Primary Assembly includes these proteins:
- the NDUFB1 gene encoding NADH dehydrogenase [ubiquinone] 1 beta subcomplex subunit 1 isoform X1, with product MVNLLQIVRDHWVHVLVPMGFVIGCYLDRKSDERLTAFRNKSMLFKRELQPSEEVTWK from the exons ATGGTGAACTTACTTCAGATTGTGCGGGACCACTGGGTTCATGTTCTTGTCCCTATGGGATTTGTCATTGGATGTTATTTAGACAGAAAGAGTGATGAACGGCTAACTGCCTTCCGGAACAAGAGTATGTTATTTAAAAG GGAATTGCAACCCAGTGAAGAAGTTACCTGGAAGTAA